A DNA window from Tenuifilaceae bacterium CYCD contains the following coding sequences:
- a CDS encoding prevent-host-death protein — protein MMKKLVFVAFVLLGLEAFSSNILTQTVRGVVIDKNTKMTLPGANVILLDSNPLRGAMTDEQGRFKFESVEIGRVSLKVSFLGYNDIVLSNLNLQVGKELVLNIEMEELAVNVEAVVVTANADKSTPMNKLVTVSARSFTVEETERYAGSRNDVARMASNFAGVMGVDDARNDIIIRGNSPMGLLWRLEGVDIPNPNHWGATGTTGGPVNMLNNNLLENSDFMTSAFAPEYGNAISGVFDLKMRSGNNEKYEFLGQVGFNGFEFGAEGPISKRNGSSFLLNYRYSTLGVFEKMGMDLGTTGIPYYQDLSFKFNFPKTPIGSISVFGLGGISDIKLWDSKRDTLKDKIDLYGGEGFDVTNGSDMGVVGINNSYIIDENTYVKSSVAFMAHQFQTVVDSLAKDLSTKYPHYRNDFVDNTLSFSSFINKRLNSKNTVKAGFYLKQLGFNYIDSMYVDSLSQFVDIRNDDGSTWLLQPYIQWQYKPTNQITVNTGVHYMYLFLNNSWSVEPRIGVRWQFAPNQSISVGYGLHSQAVPVATALSRVRLSDGSYVQPNKDLDLIKSHHFVLGYDWRINQSARVKIETYYQRILNAAIDAEESSAYSILNEGANFGVFTPEYLKSTGTGYNYGVELTLERFLNKGYYFLITASLFDSKYKGSDGLIHNTAFSSNYVMNGLVGKEFVFGNAKSLKSLGFDIKTVYSGGKRATPWHAVYNINTQQYDKEYYEDQAFDLRLRDYFKTDFTIRFKLNKFGFTQEWAIEVTNLFDNKNIYGEKFNSRTGEGSFTNQLGRMIIPQYRITF, from the coding sequence ATGATGAAAAAGTTAGTTTTTGTTGCTTTTGTGTTGCTAGGTTTGGAGGCATTCTCGAGCAATATTTTAACGCAAACAGTTAGAGGTGTTGTTATTGATAAAAATACCAAAATGACATTGCCTGGCGCAAATGTGATTTTGCTAGATTCGAATCCATTAAGAGGCGCAATGACCGATGAGCAGGGCCGTTTCAAATTTGAGTCGGTTGAAATTGGACGTGTTAGTTTAAAGGTATCTTTTTTGGGCTATAACGATATAGTGCTTTCAAATCTTAATCTTCAGGTGGGGAAGGAGTTGGTTCTGAATATTGAAATGGAGGAGTTGGCTGTGAATGTTGAGGCAGTGGTTGTGACTGCAAATGCTGATAAGTCAACCCCAATGAATAAACTTGTTACAGTTAGTGCAAGATCATTTACTGTTGAGGAAACAGAGCGATATGCTGGAAGTAGGAATGATGTTGCCCGTATGGCATCCAATTTTGCCGGAGTTATGGGAGTTGACGATGCTCGTAACGATATTATTATTCGGGGAAATAGCCCAATGGGGTTGCTTTGGCGATTGGAAGGAGTTGATATTCCAAACCCAAATCATTGGGGAGCAACAGGAACCACAGGTGGTCCTGTTAATATGCTAAATAATAACCTGCTTGAGAATTCCGATTTTATGACCAGCGCATTTGCCCCCGAATATGGTAATGCAATATCGGGTGTTTTCGATCTTAAGATGCGCAGCGGGAATAATGAAAAGTACGAGTTTCTTGGTCAGGTTGGATTCAATGGTTTTGAGTTTGGTGCCGAGGGCCCTATTTCGAAGAGAAATGGATCATCGTTTCTTCTCAACTACAGGTATTCCACCCTGGGCGTTTTCGAGAAAATGGGAATGGATTTGGGAACAACTGGTATTCCGTACTATCAGGATTTATCATTTAAGTTTAATTTTCCCAAAACTCCAATAGGGTCAATATCTGTATTTGGACTTGGAGGGATAAGCGATATCAAACTTTGGGATAGCAAAAGGGATACCCTTAAGGATAAAATTGATCTTTACGGTGGTGAAGGTTTTGATGTAACTAACGGTTCCGATATGGGTGTTGTAGGGATAAACAACTCCTACATTATTGATGAGAATACTTACGTAAAATCGTCAGTGGCATTTATGGCCCATCAATTTCAAACCGTCGTCGACTCTCTTGCTAAGGATCTCTCAACAAAATACCCTCACTACAGAAACGATTTTGTTGATAATACTTTATCTTTTAGTTCATTTATCAATAAACGTCTCAATTCAAAAAATACTGTAAAAGCAGGATTCTATCTAAAACAATTAGGTTTTAACTATATCGATAGCATGTATGTAGACTCGTTAAGTCAATTTGTGGATATCCGAAACGATGATGGTAGTACTTGGCTTCTTCAGCCTTATATCCAATGGCAGTATAAGCCAACCAATCAAATTACTGTAAACACTGGAGTTCATTATATGTATCTATTCCTGAATAATTCGTGGTCAGTTGAACCTAGAATTGGTGTACGTTGGCAGTTCGCTCCAAACCAGTCCATTAGCGTGGGGTACGGATTGCACAGCCAAGCAGTTCCTGTTGCAACTGCACTATCTAGGGTTCGTCTGTCCGATGGCTCGTATGTTCAACCCAACAAGGATTTGGATTTGATTAAAAGTCACCACTTTGTTTTGGGCTACGACTGGCGAATAAATCAGTCGGCAAGGGTGAAAATTGAAACCTACTACCAACGAATTTTAAATGCAGCGATAGATGCCGAGGAATCATCAGCCTACTCTATTCTGAATGAGGGCGCTAATTTTGGAGTCTTCACTCCAGAATACCTAAAGAGCACTGGTACTGGTTATAATTATGGAGTAGAGTTAACCCTTGAACGTTTCTTGAATAAAGGATACTATTTTCTAATCACCGCTTCGTTGTTTGACTCAAAGTATAAAGGAAGCGATGGATTAATCCATAATACGGCTTTTAGCAGTAACTATGTAATGAATGGATTGGTTGGAAAAGAATTCGTTTTTGGGAATGCCAAATCGCTTAAATCGCTTGGCTTTGATATAAAAACTGTTTACAGCGGAGGAAAGCGGGCTACGCCTTGGCATGCTGTTTATAACATCAATACTCAGCAGTACGATAAGGAGTATTACGAGGATCAGGCATTCGATTTAAGGCTTCGCGATTACTTTAAAACTGATTTTACAATTCGATTTAAATTGAACAAATTTGGGTTTACACAGGAATGGGCTATTGAAGTTACCAACCTATTCGATAATAAAAATATTTATGGTGAGAAATTCAATAGCCGTACTGGCGAAGGCAGTTTTACAAATCAACTTGGCAGAATGATTATTCCTCAATATCGAATTACTTTTTAG
- a CDS encoding DNA-binding response regulator has translation MRVLIVEDEIAAARRLSKMLLELEPDAQILAVTDSVSSTVEWLLSNDEPDLILLDIHLADGVSFKIFNRVKVKCPIIFTTAYDQYAIQAFKLNSIDYLLKPINTEDLKFSVDKFKERRNVASNLDFEKLLLEIRKPQQCYQQRFVVQFADKLKAIEADSVAYFMAMDKSVFLISSDNHRYAIDYTMEKLESVLDPKRFFRVNRKFIVSFAAIKNMYFYSKSRVKIELSPAVDSEVIVSSERSSDFKEWLNQ, from the coding sequence ATGAGAGTGCTGATTGTTGAGGATGAGATTGCTGCGGCGCGTAGGCTTTCTAAAATGCTTTTGGAGTTAGAGCCCGATGCTCAAATTCTGGCAGTAACCGATAGCGTTTCGTCCACGGTTGAATGGCTACTTTCCAACGATGAGCCAGATTTGATTCTTCTCGATATCCATTTAGCCGATGGTGTAAGTTTTAAAATCTTCAATCGGGTTAAGGTAAAATGCCCGATTATATTCACCACTGCTTACGATCAGTATGCTATTCAGGCGTTCAAATTAAATAGTATCGATTACCTTTTAAAGCCCATTAATACTGAAGATTTAAAGTTCAGTGTCGATAAGTTTAAAGAACGGCGGAATGTTGCGAGTAACCTGGATTTTGAAAAGTTGCTGTTAGAGATCCGTAAGCCTCAGCAATGCTACCAGCAACGCTTTGTGGTTCAGTTCGCCGATAAGCTTAAGGCTATAGAGGCTGATTCCGTGGCGTACTTTATGGCAATGGATAAGTCTGTCTTTTTGATTAGTTCCGATAATCATAGATATGCCATTGATTATACAATGGAGAAATTGGAAAGTGTGCTGGATCCTAAACGTTTTTTTAGGGTGAATCGTAAGTTTATTGTCAGTTTTGCAGCAATCAAGAATATGTATTTCTATTCCAAATCGCGTGTTAAGATTGAATTGAGTCCAGCCGTTGATTCCGAAGTGATTGTAAGTTCCGAAAGATCCTCGGATTTTAAGGAATGGCTCAATCAGTGA
- a CDS encoding nucleoside-diphosphate sugar epimerase produces MERVAAVFGSTGLIGNQLLQVLSENKNYIKVLAYMRKPASDLPTKVSVVEFSESFTIPSDVDDVYVCIGTTMKKAGSKEVFRKVDYELVRTIAQRAKEVGAKRLLVVSSIGANDKSSNFYLRTKGEMEEIVKTFGFALCGIVRPSLLLGKRAEFRFSEKLGIFFYKIFGFIFVGPLRKYKGIYAVDVAKSMVMLALSSSGTITVESNVLKQMADVYKS; encoded by the coding sequence ATGGAAAGAGTCGCCGCTGTTTTTGGAAGTACTGGTTTAATTGGAAATCAGCTTCTACAGGTACTTTCGGAGAATAAAAACTATATCAAGGTTCTTGCATATATGCGTAAGCCTGCAAGTGATTTACCTACAAAGGTTAGTGTGGTAGAGTTTTCCGAAAGTTTTACAATTCCTTCCGATGTTGACGATGTTTATGTCTGTATTGGAACAACCATGAAAAAGGCTGGAAGCAAAGAGGTTTTCCGGAAGGTTGATTATGAGTTGGTGCGCACGATTGCTCAAAGAGCAAAGGAGGTAGGAGCAAAGCGTTTGCTTGTAGTTAGTTCTATTGGTGCTAACGATAAATCATCAAACTTTTACCTGCGCACAAAAGGCGAGATGGAGGAGATTGTTAAAACCTTTGGTTTTGCCCTATGTGGAATAGTTCGCCCATCGTTGCTTTTGGGCAAAAGAGCCGAATTCCGTTTTAGCGAAAAACTCGGAATCTTCTTTTATAAGATATTTGGTTTTATCTTTGTTGGCCCGTTACGCAAGTATAAAGGAATTTATGCTGTGGATGTTGCTAAGAGTATGGTGATGCTGGCATTATCTTCCTCGGGAACAATAACCGTTGAGTCTAACGTATTAAAGCAAATGGCCGATGTTTACAAATCCTAA
- a CDS encoding NAD(P)H nitroreductase has protein sequence MFTNPNLNEYFYWLVNNRQSDRNYLTQPVSRDVINRIVEAARVAPSACNAQPWRFVVVDEPELKNKLADAAASRVLGINHFTKQAPVHIVIVMEGANFNSRFGSLMKGKTLPLIDIGITAEHICLAAKAEGLGSCMLGWFDESAVKKLLDIPKSKRVPLIITLGYPQTEEIREKKRKTTTEVVSFNKY, from the coding sequence ATGTTTACAAATCCTAATTTGAACGAATATTTTTACTGGTTGGTGAATAACCGTCAAAGCGACCGAAACTATTTAACACAGCCCGTTAGTCGCGATGTTATAAATCGAATTGTAGAGGCGGCGCGTGTTGCGCCATCGGCATGTAATGCCCAGCCTTGGCGTTTTGTTGTGGTTGATGAGCCTGAACTGAAGAATAAATTGGCCGATGCAGCCGCAAGCCGTGTTTTGGGAATTAATCACTTTACCAAGCAGGCTCCGGTTCATATTGTAATTGTTATGGAAGGTGCCAATTTCAATTCAAGATTTGGAAGCTTGATGAAAGGCAAAACGTTGCCTTTGATTGATATTGGAATAACTGCTGAGCATATTTGCCTTGCTGCAAAAGCAGAAGGCCTGGGAAGTTGTATGTTAGGTTGGTTCGACGAATCAGCCGTTAAGAAGTTGCTCGATATACCCAAGTCGAAACGAGTTCCTTTGATTATAACCTTAGGCTATCCACAAACCGAGGAAATTCGTGAGAAGAAGCGCAAAACAACAACCGAGGTTGTGAGTTTCAATAAATACTAG
- a CDS encoding isochorismatase, whose protein sequence is MTALLIIDIQNDYFVNGTNPLVGSLKASKNAGLVLDWFRKNNLPVVHIQHIATRSDATFFLPNSKGAEIHDNVKPLVAEKVIVKHFPNSFRDTELLNYLKSQNITDLVICGMMTHMCVDATTRAAKDSGFNTTLIGDACATKNLEIKGQKVAATDVHASFLAALSYFYSTVKTTEEFLKESNN, encoded by the coding sequence ATGACAGCTTTATTAATTATAGATATTCAGAACGATTATTTCGTGAATGGTACAAATCCTCTAGTTGGTTCATTGAAGGCTAGTAAAAACGCAGGATTGGTTCTGGATTGGTTTAGGAAAAACAACTTACCTGTTGTTCACATTCAGCACATTGCAACGCGCTCCGATGCTACTTTTTTCCTTCCAAATTCTAAGGGTGCAGAGATTCATGATAACGTAAAGCCTTTAGTTGCCGAAAAGGTTATTGTAAAACATTTCCCAAATAGTTTTAGAGATACAGAATTGCTCAATTATCTGAAATCTCAGAATATTACAGATTTGGTAATTTGTGGAATGATGACGCATATGTGTGTTGATGCAACCACGCGTGCAGCCAAAGATTCAGGCTTTAATACCACTCTTATTGGAGATGCCTGTGCCACAAAAAATCTTGAAATTAAAGGTCAAAAGGTAGCTGCAACTGATGTACATGCAAGTTTCTTGGCAGCTTTAAGCTACTTTTATTCGACTGTAAAAACTACAGAAGAATTCTTGAAGGAATCTAATAATTGA
- a CDS encoding ligand-gated channel has translation MNRSWFLTAACAVGFSLSSYGQAYRLQGTVKDSSTQKTIENVVIEAKSNSSDFNAVTNTKGEYSINLPTGNYEVSLRVLGYNSVSNTIQINADTHQDFTLSPQPIPLGEIVVSSLRVNRKIKEIPTPLVVVESQDYQKQSSLTLSNVLATEPGIAMGSDGVWATSVNIRGLSENRLVTLIDGNRVETATDLTASLSMVDVNDIDRVEIVKGAQSSLYGTGAMGGIVNIFTKDGHFANSPYVSGNLTSGFASANKLYTEHADVSTGSNKWYVRLSGTYNNADDIRTPEGTLPNSQFETSNISAKVGVKPFNHHMLKIQFQRNWSTDVGIPGGSAFSGPATATYTDISRQLFAASYEITDITDRLQSLKISYFNQFIERDVAMNPNTVTTATLPNGNTQQVTPTLVSPIGEHLTHGAQLQSTWRFSETNTLIAGVDAWARWLNTDRKKYITVEVFNPSGTLLVTNHLERGETPIPNSMFGSAGIFAQDEAKLLNDKLTLILGGRVDGIYVKNDSVFDVDYTITNGVINNSPTKRLVFEEGTEKAISWSANAGATYKLFKDIDISANIARSFRSPSLEERFKYIDLGNLVRLGDPTLKPEKGYSADLGLKVWNPKFNLQIGTFANWISDMIVETPGEFIYTLTTGVTDTLPSLINANVSKAFLYGFDFGAQYNIYTGVVVFASGTYVRGKDTEADTNLPQIPPMNGRFGVRYSYPKLGSVELTLVGAANQDKVADGESETGGYTRLDLAVNSAKINIGSTKLQLFAGADNITDRKYTNHLATNRGSISVEPGRNIYLRVNFSF, from the coding sequence ATGAATAGATCATGGTTTTTGACTGCAGCTTGTGCAGTCGGTTTTTCGTTATCTTCGTATGGACAAGCATACCGTTTACAAGGGACTGTCAAGGATTCGTCCACCCAAAAAACTATTGAGAATGTAGTGATTGAGGCAAAAAGTAATAGTTCCGATTTCAATGCAGTTACCAATACAAAGGGCGAATACTCAATCAATCTACCCACTGGCAACTACGAAGTATCGCTCCGAGTGCTTGGGTACAACTCCGTATCGAACACAATTCAAATCAACGCAGATACACATCAGGATTTCACACTATCACCTCAACCCATTCCACTTGGCGAGATAGTAGTATCGAGCCTTAGGGTAAACCGAAAGATAAAAGAAATACCTACGCCGCTGGTTGTGGTTGAATCGCAGGATTACCAAAAACAATCGTCACTAACACTATCCAATGTTCTTGCCACAGAGCCAGGAATTGCCATGGGGAGCGATGGTGTTTGGGCTACAAGCGTTAATATCCGCGGATTAAGTGAAAATAGGCTGGTTACGCTGATTGATGGCAATAGGGTTGAAACCGCCACTGATCTTACCGCATCGCTAAGTATGGTTGATGTTAATGATATCGACAGGGTTGAAATTGTGAAAGGTGCACAATCGTCGCTTTATGGAACTGGCGCTATGGGCGGAATTGTAAATATCTTCACCAAGGATGGACATTTTGCTAACAGTCCTTACGTTTCAGGGAATCTAACATCGGGGTTTGCCTCGGCAAATAAGCTCTACACCGAGCATGCCGATGTAAGCACAGGATCGAACAAATGGTACGTTAGACTAAGCGGAACATATAATAATGCCGATGATATCCGCACACCCGAAGGAACTTTACCCAATAGCCAGTTCGAAACAAGCAATATTTCGGCAAAGGTTGGCGTAAAACCTTTTAACCATCATATGCTAAAGATTCAGTTTCAGCGAAACTGGTCTACCGATGTTGGTATTCCGGGCGGAAGCGCATTTTCTGGCCCAGCAACGGCAACTTACACTGACATCTCCCGACAACTTTTTGCCGCTAGCTACGAAATAACTGATATTACAGACAGATTACAATCCCTAAAAATCAGCTATTTCAACCAATTCATTGAACGCGACGTTGCAATGAATCCTAATACAGTAACTACAGCCACACTGCCCAATGGCAATACACAGCAAGTCACACCTACTTTAGTTAGCCCTATTGGAGAGCATTTAACCCATGGTGCACAGCTACAGAGCACATGGCGTTTTAGCGAAACAAATACTCTTATAGCAGGCGTTGACGCTTGGGCTCGCTGGCTAAACACCGATCGTAAAAAGTATATCACCGTTGAAGTTTTCAACCCTTCAGGAACATTACTGGTAACAAACCATTTAGAAAGAGGCGAAACTCCAATTCCAAACTCCATGTTTGGTAGTGCTGGTATATTTGCTCAGGATGAGGCCAAATTACTTAATGATAAACTTACCTTAATTCTAGGTGGACGTGTTGATGGCATCTATGTAAAGAATGATTCGGTTTTCGATGTTGATTACACAATTACAAACGGTGTAATAAATAATTCACCAACAAAACGTTTAGTTTTTGAGGAAGGAACAGAAAAGGCCATCTCGTGGAGCGCAAATGCAGGAGCAACCTATAAGCTCTTTAAGGATATCGACATATCGGCAAACATTGCACGCTCCTTCCGATCTCCATCATTGGAAGAGCGGTTTAAGTATATTGACCTAGGAAACCTTGTTCGGTTGGGCGATCCAACATTAAAACCAGAAAAAGGATACTCTGCCGATTTAGGTTTGAAAGTTTGGAATCCTAAATTCAACCTTCAGATTGGAACCTTTGCCAACTGGATTTCCGATATGATAGTTGAAACTCCGGGTGAATTTATTTACACGCTCACCACTGGTGTAACAGACACTCTACCATCACTGATTAACGCCAATGTTAGCAAGGCATTCCTATACGGATTCGATTTTGGTGCACAATACAATATCTACACCGGGGTTGTTGTTTTTGCATCGGGAACCTACGTTCGGGGAAAAGATACTGAGGCCGATACCAATCTCCCGCAAATACCTCCAATGAATGGTAGATTTGGAGTTCGTTATAGCTATCCTAAACTTGGATCGGTTGAGTTGACTCTGGTTGGCGCAGCCAACCAGGATAAAGTAGCCGATGGGGAAAGCGAAACTGGAGGTTATACTCGCCTAGATTTAGCCGTGAACTCAGCTAAAATCAACATAGGATCAACTAAACTTCAACTATTTGCAGGAGCTGATAATATAACAGACAGGAAATACACAAACCACTTGGCTACAAACCGTGGAAGTATTAGCGTTGAACCAGGTAGGAATATTTACTTAAGAGTAAATTTCTCGTTCTAA
- a CDS encoding lipoprotein, giving the protein MQRKISLLIFAALLFVQCHSSKAPNEVKSHVTIATLKGPSSMGMIWLIDSLNRCNDGVVDVQILNEPIQVRKMMLDGSADFAILPTTMAAIMYNKGIGYQLLGVPDWGTLSLVGSDSTITEWSQLKGKRIHVMAKGMTPDVLFRYLLIKNGINPDVDVTLDYSFPTHIDLANAVAAGQAKMGVLSEPMASRVMLQVKSVHQIFDFNQEWKKVQGVPIALTAFMVRKDFAKENPKFVEQISEGYAVSTRWVNQYPDSAAALMVKYAILPNADVALHAIPRSNLDFVRAKGVRKQIEDYLGVFYQMNPDIIGGKIPDEGFYY; this is encoded by the coding sequence ATGCAACGAAAGATTTCTTTATTGATATTCGCAGCATTGCTATTTGTGCAATGCCATAGCTCTAAAGCGCCAAACGAGGTTAAATCGCATGTAACCATTGCCACGCTCAAGGGGCCTTCGTCGATGGGGATGATTTGGTTAATTGATAGTTTGAACCGTTGTAACGATGGCGTTGTTGATGTTCAGATTCTGAACGAGCCCATTCAGGTTCGTAAAATGATGCTCGATGGCTCTGCCGATTTTGCCATTCTGCCTACCACCATGGCTGCAATAATGTATAACAAAGGGATTGGTTATCAGTTGCTGGGTGTTCCCGATTGGGGAACTCTTTCGCTGGTTGGGAGCGATTCAACCATTACAGAATGGAGTCAGTTAAAAGGAAAGCGTATTCATGTTATGGCAAAGGGAATGACCCCCGATGTGCTATTCCGCTATCTACTGATAAAAAATGGGATCAATCCTGATGTTGATGTTACCCTCGATTACAGCTTCCCAACCCATATCGATTTGGCCAATGCTGTTGCGGCAGGACAGGCGAAAATGGGCGTGCTATCCGAACCTATGGCAAGTAGGGTGATGCTACAGGTTAAGAGTGTTCATCAAATTTTCGATTTCAACCAGGAGTGGAAAAAGGTGCAAGGTGTACCAATTGCGCTAACGGCTTTTATGGTTCGGAAAGATTTTGCGAAGGAGAATCCTAAGTTTGTTGAGCAGATATCGGAAGGCTATGCTGTTTCTACCCGTTGGGTGAACCAATATCCCGATAGCGCAGCGGCATTGATGGTGAAGTATGCAATTTTACCTAACGCCGATGTTGCTTTGCATGCAATTCCCCGATCGAACCTTGACTTTGTTCGTGCTAAAGGTGTACGGAAGCAGATTGAGGATTATTTAGGCGTGTTTTATCAGATGAATCCCGATATTATTGGAGGCAAAATTCCCGATGAAGGTTTCTATTACTAG
- a CDS encoding ABC transporter permease, with translation MKVSITRQRGYTFAGVLFMLIVWKLLAIHFNSDFIIPHPEKTFLTTLGLFSNGQFLSTVGATILRGVIGFILSCILGVGLGIVAGVSSDFNAFLRPILVTIRSVPVIALILLALIWLSPSSVPVFIALLTMFPFICTNVIDGIGSVDKELVQMATLYRISQSRIIREVYIPAIMPFIISGASSAMGIGWRAIIIGEVLSQPQFGIGTVMQAAQTFLNVDVVIAWTIVAVVISYGFEKIIRWSEHKIVVWRF, from the coding sequence ATGAAGGTTTCTATTACTAGACAACGGGGTTACACCTTTGCCGGTGTACTTTTTATGCTGATTGTATGGAAGTTGTTGGCCATACACTTCAACTCCGATTTTATTATACCTCATCCCGAAAAAACGTTTTTAACCACACTTGGCCTGTTCTCCAATGGTCAATTTCTGTCAACAGTTGGGGCAACAATACTTCGCGGGGTAATAGGTTTTATCCTATCGTGTATTCTGGGTGTGGGGCTGGGAATAGTTGCCGGGGTTAGCTCCGATTTCAACGCATTCCTTCGCCCAATTTTGGTTACAATTCGTTCGGTTCCTGTTATCGCCTTAATATTGCTTGCGCTTATTTGGCTAAGCCCTAGCTCAGTGCCCGTTTTTATTGCACTGCTTACCATGTTTCCATTTATATGCACAAATGTGATTGATGGAATTGGTAGCGTTGATAAGGAGTTGGTTCAGATGGCAACTCTTTACAGAATTAGCCAATCGAGGATAATTCGTGAGGTTTATATTCCAGCCATAATGCCATTTATTATAAGTGGAGCGTCCAGCGCAATGGGAATAGGTTGGCGAGCCATAATAATAGGGGAGGTGTTAAGTCAACCCCAATTTGGAATTGGTACAGTAATGCAGGCTGCACAGACTTTTCTGAATGTTGATGTGGTTATTGCATGGACCATTGTTGCTGTGGTTATTAGTTACGGGTTCGAGAAGATTATCAGGTGGAGCGAACATAAAATTGTAGTTTGGAGATTTTAG
- a CDS encoding ABC transporter ATP-binding protein gives MSLQVKGLYKDYDGMALYRDFAIDFPEGTITCILGPSGCGKTTLLNIIGGILQPNGGLLVGFNDKVISYIFQDPRLLPWKTVEQNIDFVLDKEIPLTDRKRIVSQFIRLMELDGFEHYYPAKLSGGMRQRVSIARAFAYKSDIILMDEPLKGLDIKLKLNLIKIFSKLWQADKRTVIFVTHDVDEALLLGNEIIVLSQAPVQIETRVKVDVPVDNRSVDSTLLKDIKQHLLGTLGKD, from the coding sequence ATGAGTTTACAGGTAAAAGGTTTATATAAGGATTACGATGGAATGGCGCTTTACCGCGATTTCGCGATCGATTTCCCCGAAGGAACAATCACCTGTATTCTTGGTCCTTCGGGATGTGGCAAAACTACCCTGCTAAATATTATTGGTGGAATTCTACAGCCCAATGGCGGTTTGTTGGTTGGATTTAACGATAAGGTTATTTCCTACATTTTTCAGGATCCCCGGTTGCTCCCCTGGAAAACGGTTGAGCAGAATATTGACTTTGTTCTGGATAAAGAGATACCGTTGACCGATAGGAAAAGAATCGTGAGCCAGTTTATTAGGTTGATGGAGCTCGATGGTTTTGAGCATTACTATCCGGCAAAGTTGAGCGGTGGAATGCGTCAGCGGGTTTCCATTGCTAGGGCATTTGCCTACAAGTCCGATATAATTCTGATGGACGAGCCCCTGAAGGGCCTAGACATTAAGCTGAAGTTGAACCTAATTAAGATCTTCTCCAAGCTATGGCAAGCCGATAAACGAACCGTTATATTCGTAACCCACGATGTTGACGAGGCCCTTTTGCTCGGTAACGAGATAATTGTGCTAAGCCAAGCCCCGGTTCAAATTGAAACCCGTGTTAAGGTTGATGTTCCTGTTGATAATCGTTCCGTTGATTCCACCCTGCTTAAGGATATTAAGCAGCATCTGCTGGGGACTTTAGGTAAGGACTGA